The proteins below come from a single Oncorhynchus keta strain PuntledgeMale-10-30-2019 chromosome 1, Oket_V2, whole genome shotgun sequence genomic window:
- the fstl3 gene encoding follistatin-related protein 3 — protein sequence MGFLTALFGVTLVALCQIFGSYHVNAGMCWLQQSQEQRCDMVLMRGVSREECCAGGRLDTAWSNTSLPINEVSLLGFLGIVSCKLCKETCDGVKCGPGKVCKMMVGRPQCVCSPDCTNISIKHAVCGSDGKSYRDECALLMARCKGHPDLEVMYQGECKKSCSNVVCPGTHTCVTDQTNSAHCVMCRMTPCPIPLKSEVPICGNDNITYPSACHLRRATCFLGRSIGVRHYGNCSSVPRNSLDLEGSEENSL from the exons CGGGGATGTGCTGGCTGCAGCAGAGCCAGGAGCAGCGCTGTGACATGGTGCTGATGCGTGGGGTCAGCAGGGAGGAATGCTGCGCTGGGGGCCGTCTAGACACGGCCTGGTCCAACACCAGTCTGCCCATCAATGAGGTCAGCCTGCTGGGCTTCCTGGGAATCGTGTCCTGCAAACTCTGCAAAG AGACCTGTGATGGTGTGAAATGCGGTCCAGGGAAGGTGTGTAAGATGATGGTTGGAcgtcctcagtgtgtgtgttctcctgacTGCACTAACATCTCCATAAAGCATGCTGTGTGTGGGAGCGATGGGAAGTCCTACCGTGATGAGTGTGCTCTGCTGATGGCCCGCTGTAAGGGCCACCCTGATCTGGAGGTCATGTACCAGGGAGAATGCAAAA AGTCGTGCTCCAACGTGGTGTGCCCGGGTACCCACACCTGTGTGACGGACCAGACTAACAGTGCCCACTGTGTCATGTGCCGCATGACCCCCTGCCCAATACCGCTGAAGTCCGAGGTGCCTATCTGTGGCAATGACAACATCACCTACCCCAGCGCCTGCCACCTCCGCAGAGCCACCTGCTTTCTGGGGCGCTCCATAGGAGTGCGTCACTATGGCAACTGCTCTA gtgttcCGAGGAACAGTCTGGATTTGGAGGGCAGTGAGGAGAATTCACTCTAG